The following are encoded in a window of Cupriavidus oxalaticus genomic DNA:
- a CDS encoding DUF2905 domain-containing protein, whose amino-acid sequence MLRWTLTIFLSVIILSSALPWLQKIGLGRLPGDVRFRLFGREFVLPFASTILLSLVALVIGKLL is encoded by the coding sequence ATGCTGCGCTGGACCCTCACCATCTTCCTGAGCGTGATCATCCTGTCCTCGGCGTTGCCCTGGCTGCAGAAGATCGGGCTGGGACGGTTGCCAGGGGACGTGCGCTTCCGCTTGTTCGGGCGGGAGTTCGTGCTGCCGTTTGCCTCGACGATCCTGCTGTCGCTGGTGGCGCTGGTGATCGGCAAGCTGTTGTAG
- a CDS encoding multifunctional CCA addition/repair protein, producing MQVYAVGGTIRDELLGKPSQDRDYVVVGATPHEMEAAGYRPVGKDFPVFLHPRTHEEYALARTERKTAMGYKGFAFYCEPDVTLEDDLVRRDLTINAMAREVDADGNLAGPVIDPHGGQRDLQARLFRHVSDAFAEDPVRILRLARFAARFHDFTVAAETQRLMREMVTAGEVDALVPERVWQELARGLMEAHPSRMFEVLRDCGALARLLPELDRLWGVPQRADFHPEVDTGVHVMMVIDTAAAMGAPLPVRFAALVHDLGKGTTPEDVLPRHIGHEMRSVKLLEEVCVRLRVPNDCRDLAVVVAREHGNIHRSLEFSAAAVVRLLERCDALRKPDRFALALQACEADKRGRKGFEHSDYPQATRLLAAREAAAGVDAGAIARACADDVGQIKDRVHAARVAAVAQRLGEHAAD from the coding sequence ATGCAGGTGTATGCCGTCGGCGGCACGATCCGCGACGAACTGCTGGGCAAGCCCAGCCAGGACCGCGACTACGTAGTCGTCGGCGCGACCCCGCATGAGATGGAAGCCGCGGGCTATCGTCCCGTCGGCAAGGATTTCCCGGTCTTCCTGCATCCGCGCACCCATGAGGAATACGCGCTGGCGCGCACCGAGCGCAAGACCGCGATGGGCTACAAGGGCTTTGCCTTCTACTGCGAGCCCGATGTCACGCTGGAAGACGACCTGGTCCGGCGCGACCTGACCATCAATGCGATGGCGCGCGAGGTCGATGCCGACGGCAACCTGGCCGGCCCGGTGATCGACCCGCACGGCGGCCAGCGCGACCTGCAGGCCCGCCTGTTCCGCCATGTTTCCGATGCCTTCGCCGAAGACCCGGTGCGCATCCTGCGGCTGGCACGCTTCGCCGCGCGCTTCCACGATTTCACTGTCGCCGCCGAGACCCAGCGCCTGATGCGCGAGATGGTGACGGCCGGTGAGGTCGACGCGCTGGTGCCGGAGCGCGTCTGGCAGGAACTGGCGCGCGGCCTGATGGAAGCGCATCCGTCACGGATGTTCGAGGTGCTGCGCGATTGCGGCGCGCTGGCGCGGCTGCTGCCGGAGCTCGATCGCCTGTGGGGCGTGCCGCAGCGTGCCGACTTCCATCCCGAGGTCGATACCGGCGTGCACGTGATGATGGTGATCGATACCGCCGCCGCGATGGGCGCGCCGCTGCCGGTGCGCTTTGCCGCGCTGGTGCACGACCTGGGCAAGGGCACCACGCCCGAAGACGTGCTGCCGCGCCATATCGGCCATGAGATGCGCAGCGTCAAGCTGCTGGAAGAGGTCTGCGTGCGGCTGCGCGTGCCCAACGACTGCCGCGACCTGGCGGTGGTGGTGGCGCGCGAGCACGGCAATATCCATCGTTCGCTGGAATTCAGCGCCGCCGCGGTGGTGCGGCTGCTGGAACGCTGCGACGCGCTGCGCAAGCCCGACCGCTTCGCGCTGGCGCTGCAGGCGTGCGAGGCCGACAAGCGCGGCCGCAAGGGCTTCGAGCACAGCGACTATCCGCAGGCGACACGGCTGCTGGCGGCGCGCGAAGCCGCCGCCGGCGTCGATGCCGGCGCGATCGCGCGCGCCTGCGCGGACGACGTGGGGCAGATCAAGGACCGTGTCCATGCGGCCCGCGTCGCGGCCGTGGCGCAGCGGCTCGGCGAGCACGCGGCGGATTGA